The Campylobacter showae DNA window GGCTGTTAAAATTTTATATCGGATTTTTTATGACCGCTTTTGCTGCTCTTGTAAGCTGGATCGCTACGCATTATAAAAATTTTGATGATGCGATTATTTTTTACGGGGCTTGCGGAGTCGCCGTCGTCCTTTTTATTGGTATAATTTTAGGCACTATGCATGCCAAAAAAATTTTAAAAGAAATTAGAGAATTGAAGAAATAGGAGGATAAAATGAGTTCGTTTGTGATCGCTTTCTTTATGGTTGTTAGTGCGATTATTATATGCTGGTCGGCTTTAAGGTCTGTGCAGTCGGAGTAATATTGGCCTATACGTTCCGTTGGTCTTGCTGGCTAGTTTCGTCGTCGGCTACTTGTGGATAAAGAGCGGCAAAAAAATACCCGATTTTTTTCTAGTTCGCATTTTGCGCGGCTAAGCTCTTCAAAAAGTTTTTCATATTGCGGTCGAATTCTTCAAAGAGTATATATTCTATTTCGCCGCGATCGTCTGCGGCGATGATTTTCTCAAGCTCTTTTTGATCTGCTTCGTTTAAGCCGGGTTCGTCCTTGATTGTCGTCATTTAGTCTCCGTATCTCTCGAAAGTATTTTTAAAGTGCTTGAAATTGTCAAATCTCATTACGGTCGAGTATTCGTCATCGACGTTGAAAAGCTTGACTTCTATTTGCTCCCCGCTTTGCTCGAAGCTTTGAATTTTTAGTATATCCGTGACGTTCATTTTTTCGTTGTATATGCGTAGGTATCTGCCTATGTACGGGTCAAAGTCATTGACGGCTTTGCCCGTGATAGGATTGCTGCGCTTTAACTCTCTAAGCATATCCTGGCGCTTGATGTCGCTCGCGATCGTGTCTAAATTTCGGCGATTCTCTTTTTTGTCGTGCTCGATGTCGCTTATAGGCTGCGGCTCAAAGTAGAATTCTAGCGCATCGATATTTCGCCCGCTTTTAATCTTTTTTATCATAAGCCCCTTAAACGGTGCTCGTCGCTGATCAAACAGGTTGCGTTCTGCTGATAGTTCTCTTATTGCTGGCTTTAAAATTTGCTGGTCTATATTGCACGCTTGATAGCTTTCGGGTATCCCTAAAAGCTCCTTGAAGTCTTTATATTTAATATGCCATAAACCAGTTTGCCTAAACTGCTTCAAATATCGATAAATGGTCTTTGCATACGTCCCGCTAAGCCCCACAAACTCGGCTAATTCATACCTTGTCCAGCCTTTTAGTGGGCTTGAAATATAGCGATCCTTAAAACCTTGTGATACCTGAACTCTTAAAATTCTATTTTTGGTGTCTGTTTCAAGCATGGGAAAAATAATCTCTTGCCGTAAATCCCCTTCATCATTGATTTCATACCGAAATTTAAACTCTTGCAGCTTACCGAGCTTATCTAAGATTTCTTTTCGATAGCTACTGCTGTCAGCTACTTGAGCCAACTCGAATACTTTATAAAAATCAAGTTCTAATATGTAGCCGTCCGTATTTCTAAACTGTTGCAAGATAGTAAAAAATACGTTTTGTTGCGCTTCCGTGAGAGTATTAAATTTTAGCTCGTGTAGCTCGTTTGAATATTTAACGACTTCGTTCATACAATAATCCATATATTATTTTATTATTGTATTATATAAAAAATAGAATAATAAATCAATACCATATATTATTTTTTATAATAGAAAAGTAGCGGAAAATCTATTATTGTATTTCGGAAAATCTATTATTGTATAAAAGGAAAATCTATTATTGTATTTCGGAAAATCTATTATTGTATGATGTCTAAACCCCTTGGTATCACGGCTCTAGCGAGACCCTAAAAGATATAAAAGAATTTAAAAAAGAGGTTAAAAGAAAACTTCGTCGCAAAAAATCGCAAAAATTGGCTTAAACACAATCGGAACCGGGGCGTGTGTACGTGCTTGTGCTTACGCACTGCGCACCGCCCCCTTACCCCCTATTCCGCCTTGCTTATGCGCTAAAGCGCCGCAAGGCTACCTCTTTTAGAGGATAATGTGAATTATCTGCTCAGCCCCATACCGCTACCGCTACGTTTGCGCTTTTCTCGGTCTTGCTCCTCTTTTTGCTCGAGAATCAGCCGTTTTGCATGCTCGATAAGGTTGCCAATAGTTGATTTAGCTCGCTGGAATAGTTGTTCAACTGCTCTTCTTGCGTCTTGATATAGTTTTCGTATCTCGTCATCTCTTTTTCTAATAGCTCTATATTCTGTCCATTGATTTGTATTTTCTTCGTCAAGTCGTCTATAACGCTCTCGTATTCGTTCTTGATGTTCTGCAGCAGCTCGTTGATTTCTTTTTCGTCTGTCGCTTTCCAGTCGTTTAGCCTCATCGCTAGATCGTTGCTGTAGTCTCGCTCTTGTTTCAACTCTAGGAGCAATTGCTTGACTTGCTGCGTCAATCTCTCGTTTTCTGTTATCAATTCCTCTTCTAATGCCGTCATCATCGCTTAATCCTCGATCGTCTTGATGTGTATGTAAGCCATATTGCCATCCGTTTGCACTTTCTCTTTGGGTATTTCGAGGAAATAATTGGTCGCTTTTTTGCTCTTGGTTCTCTCGACGTATCTCATTTCCTGCGGAATTTGCCACTGCGTTGCCGGGTTTATTTTGTTCCAGGTTATCCATATGCCCGAGCCTGCTCCGATCAGCGCGAATAATATCGCCGTTAGAGCCAAGGTCGTCCATTTGTAGGCGTTGGTCTGCTTGGCTGAGTCTTCTATCTTGCTGAATGTCGATTCTGCTTTTTGCTCGATGCTTTCTAGTTTTGAGTTCAAATTCTCCGATATTGTATTCATCTCGCTTTGATACAAGTTCGTTAATTTGGTCTCGGTATTGTTGAATTTCTGATTGAATATCTCGGTTATGATATTGACGTATTCTTCGGATTGTTTCTGCGCCGCGCTCTTCAAGCTCTCTAGCGTCTTTGAAATCTGCATAAATTCCTCCTTGAAGTCTATTTTTTTTGGTACTACCCGGCAGGATCACAGTGATCGAGTTTTTAGTCTCCCGGCTGATTTGTATATTTTCATCGCGTAGCAGTTCTAACATTTGAGCCCTGCTTTTGATTATTCCAGCTTCTACTAGCTCGTGTAAGGTTTTATCCAAAGCTTCAACGTTTGCGTAGTTTTTAATGTCTTTTTTGCTTGCGCTTATAGTATTTTTTCTGCCAGGATCGTCAGGATCGCTAAAGCCGTATTCGAGATTTACGGCTTTTTTCCAAAGATCGATCCTGGTAAGGTCGGGTTTTGAGTAGAAAAACGGATTAAAGCTCGTTCCCGTGACCAGGTCTATTTTCGGGATGATGAAATTTAGCTCCAGCCTACCGCCTTTGTCTTCGTGCTGCACCCACAAGATATTTACGCGCTCTTTCATAAAGTCGCCTAGTAGCGTGCGTTCAAAGTCAGCCATTATCTCTAGCTTAGTTTGTTCTGATATTCTTGCGGCGCTTTCTTGAAAGCTTAAAACTCCGAAGCATACCTTTTGTTTTTTTGAAATTTGGCTTATGATAGCCCTAGTTTGAGCCTCGTCGCCCTTTAAAATTTTTGCCGTACCCTGCTGTACTCTTTCGTTGAGGACGTAATTAACGCTACCTATACCGCCGCCGCTTTTACTGGGTAGAAATTTGACTATCATCGTTTTTTGCTTTTTTGCTCGTCTTGATGTTTGCTGTTTAGAAGCTTATAGATGCCCCTTAGGGCTTCAAACGACCTTGATATAATACTTAACCCTACCTTGTCAAGACTTTCGCCCTTGTTGAGCCTCGTAGCGATTTGATTGAGGTTATTACCCTGGCGCGATAACTCAAGGATAAGCTCTTTTGTGAGTGGCGTTTTCGTAAGAGATCGCGATAGCATCGAATTTACGGCGTATTTGGTAAAATTTACTCCCCCGTTCTCATCCATTTTTTCTTGAATTTTATTCCACTCCTCCGGCGTAAGACGCATTATTTTTGTGATGGTTCTAGTTTTTCCAGCTCTTTTTTTGCTTTTTGGAAAGCTTTTGTTCTGATCGTCAGTCATTACTCCTGCCTTTAATCCAGCTTAAAATTTCGCTTAAAAACCATAAAGGTATGATAACTCCCAGCAAACAGGCTAATAGAAAAAAGACTGAAGAGAATATCAGCCAGCCTAGCATAAAGACGATACCTAGTGCTACAACGTATATGCAGCAAATTAAAATTTTATTTTCTACGGACGAGTTATCGATCAAATTTAAACCTCTCAATTGTTACGGCACGAGTCGCTTAAGGGGGTTAAGGGGGATTTGCCCCCTTACGAGCACCGAACGTTATACGAAATGCGAAAGCATTACGTATATACGGGCGGTATGCTCGCCCTATAAAATATTTAACTATTTTTTAGAATTATAGCGCAAAAAGTTGGGGTTGTAAATAGGTGGGATGTTTGATATAATAAAAGCTAATCTCATCAAAAGGAAAACAATGAAAAAAATCGTTTTAGCTATGGTCGTTGCCGGGCTATGCTCTTTAAATTTGAGTGCCGGGGAACTGGAGGATAATATCAAGAAATGCGACGGCGGCGATGCGCAGGCTTGTTTGAAAGTATCTGACGCTTATTTTTCAATGGATGAGAATCACCCTAAAAGATCCGAATTTCATGAAAAAGCTTGTAATTTAAAAAATGCCGACGGTTGCATGTTGGTCGGGTTTAGCTATGAAAAAAAAGGCGATATGGCTAATGCTAAGAAATTTTATACTAGGGCTTGCGATTTAGGAAATGAAGTGGCTTGCACGATGAAGTAAAAAATTAAAAAATAAAGCCTGATCGCAAAATCAGGCTTTATTATCTAAGCGGTTAAAATATACCGCCAATCCCTTCCATAAAGAAGATATACTGAACCTCTTGGGCATATTTACGTTTTAAAATGACGTAGCAAGCTATGTTAATATAGTCTGCCTTATCATCCTCTAGCTTGTCTATATACATTTTTATAAGCTCTTTGGCGGCTTTCATAATATTGCCTCTACCTAGCGCAATAAAAATTTTATTTACTCTCTCGATCCTTTTGGTGCATCTTGCAGCCTCGTCGAGAAACTCATCGACCTTTTTGGCTACCGCCGGAGTAATACGCTCTATCGTAGCATCGGCTCGTAAGCCTAGTAGCCTAGAGATGATCATAACGTATTTTTCTTTGTCCTCAAGCGTAAGACTGTTATAATTAACGCCTGGTGTTGGTTGTGGTTGTCCCGGTATTCCTGGAAATCTTGACATGTTTCTATCCTTTTTTATTTTTTATGATTTGTTTGGTTTATAGTGTTGGTATTGCTATGCCCAACGCTAAATAAAGCGCTGCAACCCGCGAGGATCACTGAAAGCGCAACTAAAAATGCTATAATTGTTTTTTTCACTTAACAACTCCTTTTGTTTATTGTAATTCGGACAAAGGGGGTTTTATTCACTCAAACAATTTTTGCGTAATTCGAAATTTAAGGGCATAATACGCCCTAGCCTGAAATCTCTTGTTTAAAAAACATTGATAAATATCACGTTTTAAAAACGCCCGTAAAATGTTACTGTTTTGTTGATTTTTTGCTCTTTGTCCGCCACTGGCGGCTTATGAGCTGCTTGAATGTATTAAGTAGCCTTAAATCCGAATTACAGGGGGAATTATAGCAGAGGACGGCTTAAAAATTTATATAAATCTACTTAGTTTTTCTTGAATTGTAGTATAGTAAAAAATGATAACTCTTATTATTTATAATAATGCTGGTATTTAATATATATTAGCATTTAATCCTATTGCCTTGCTCTTCCCATTCCTTAGCTATTTTTTTGATTTGAGCTAGGTTGTCTTGGGCGGTTTGCCACTGATCTAGATCGAGCTGATTTTTCTTTTCGTTCTCGGCCGTAAAGATCAGAGCGTTGTAAATTCCACCTATTAGGCGCGCAGCAAAGTCTTTTTTGCCCATGATCGCGAATATTACGTCTTTTCCGCTATAAGCCGTATAATAAGGCCTATCTTTTGATGCTCAAATAGTAAAAAATCCAAAGAACCTGACTGTAGACATGGTGGAGATAGAAAATCCGCTTAAAAAGAAACCTTCTAAGCAAGATCCGGACTTTGATCGATAGCTAAATGCTAATGAAAATGTTTGTTTTCAATAGTAAAAGAGAGGAAAGCCCTAGTTTAGGGGCTTTTGAAAGGGGTATTTTTTAGTTTAAGGTTTATGGGCGGCAAGGCCGGGCGAAGCTTAAAGAGTAGGATGTCGTATTTTAGGGGGTTTGGAGTTTAAGGTTGCAGTGCCAATCTAATCTCTCTTGCTATTTCAAATGCGAGATTCACTGGCACTGCATTGCCAATCATTTTATAGGTACCATTTAAGTTACTATAATAAACACTTATTGCAGCGGTCGTAGACCCCTATTTTTTAGTATTATATTTATCTACTCTTATGAAAGCCCAGTTCATATATTCTTGTTTTTGCTCAAAGCGGTTGCTGTTAAAGTACTTATTGAGATTATAAACTTCCGGCTCCGTAAGCTCTCTCGAAAGTCCCCATTGGATTTTTTTAACAAGATCGTCAATAGTTTCAGGCATTCCATCACTGCATGAAGTTTGTATATACTCTAGCTTTGGAAGATATCCCATTTGGAATAAAATATTTATTAAATATATAAAGTCTGGCCTTTTTTCAATGTTGCTCCCGAGAGCATTTAAAACGTCTTCATTAATGAAACTACCGACTTTAAAAGTAATATAAAGAGCCTTTTTAGTCTTGGAAAGCAGTTTTTCTAGAGCCAATTTTAAGTCATCTACGTCAAGGCAACGAGATGCAAACGTAATATCGCACTCAGGTACGTCGCTAAAGTCGTCTTCGAATGCTTTTTGCGCGAATTCAATATTTTTACAATTAAAATCCCGAGAGTTTTGTTCTGCGAATTCTAGCATTTTCGACGAAAAATCATAACCGTAAATTTTATCTACCTTATTTGCTGCAGCTATGCTTAATGCTCCGGCACCGCATGCGAAATCAAGAAGCGTTCTTACGCCATCAAAATCGACTCTTGAGATAAAGTCTTTAACATAGTCGCTCTTAAGTACGCTCTCACTAAAGCTTGCTGCCTTAACATCCCATTTGGCTACTGATTTCCTAATAAAAGAGCTATTTGTTCTTTGCTCCTTATAAAGCTTATTGAAATCCAGCCTATCGTAATTAGAAGGTAATATCATAATTTGTCCTCATATTTTTGATAATCTATTCCGTAAATCTTATCTATATTTGATGGATTTATCAATTCATCGCACTTTCCAAAATCTAGTATCTTGCCGTCTTTTAAAAACAATACTAGATTTGAAACAAATTTAGCGTGACGAGGGTAATGAGTGGTTTGTACGAAAGTATACCCCTCGTCTTTTAGCGTCTTTATCATTTCAAGTAGTTTGATTTGATTGCCGAAGTCAAGCCCGGTCGTAGGTTCGTCCATAAAAATAACTTTGGCGCCTTGTACTAAGGTTCTAGCGATATATGCCAGCTGCCTTTGTCCGCCGCTTATTCTAGTATAAAGTTCATCTTTTAGCTCTAAAATACCCATTCTTTCCAATGCATACTCGGCAAGTTTTTTATCGGCAAGGCTAAAGTTAGAAAATAAAGACGTTCTGCACAATGCGCCCATTAATACTATGTCAAATACGCTATATTCATATGACGGGGCATGCGTTTGAGGAACGTAGGCTATAAGCCTTGCAAGTTCTTTTTTTTCGTAATTCCTTACGCTTTTACCGCATATATTTACCGTACCCTCGAATTTTAAAAACCCGAGCATAATACGCAGGAGGGTGCTTTTACCGCTACCGTTTGCGCCCAGAATACTAAGCGTATCGCCTTTTTTGATACTAAAACTTATACCGTTTAGTATATTCTTATCTTTGTACCCGAATTTTAGGTTTCTGATTTCTATCATTAAAAACTCTTTTTAGCTCTACGAAGCACTAAAATAAATATAGGTATTCCAAACAGTGAAGTTACTATACCTATCGGGACTTCAAAAGTAAACATAAGTCTCGAAAAGTTATCGCAAAAGAGTAAAAATATAGCACCTATTATAGCTGAACTAGACAATACGGTGCGATTATCCGCTCCGAATATAAAACGAGCCATATGTGGAACTATAAGGCCTATCCAACCGATAATACCGGCTATCGTTACGCTTAGGGCACTGATAAAGGTAGCAACTAAAATAACGAAAATTTTAACCCTAGTAACATTTATGCCCAGACTTTTAGCCTCTTCTTCTCCCAGACTCAGCGCATTTAAATATTTGCCGCTAAAGGCCAACAATAGTATTCCTACAAACATCGGCAAAATCGAAATTTGAATAAAATTCTTCGAAGCAAACCCTAGGCTACCCATTAAAAAATAAGTAATAGCCGGCAATGAGTCATTTGGATCGGCTGCGTATTTTAATGCTGATAGTAAAGACGTAAAAAGAGAGCCGCTAATAACGCCACCAAGAACCAATACTATAATACTGCCGGAGCGTGAATAAAAGGCCGATATACTTAAGGCCGTTAGTACCGCTATAAAACCAAACGCAAAGGTACTAAGCTGAATGAGATATTCGTTTAATCCGAAAAACATTCCTATGGCGGCGCCGAATCCGGCACCGCTTAAAACCCCAAGTATTGATGGACTTACTAGAGGATTTACAAACATGGCTTGATATGCTGAGCCAGAAATAGCCAAACTAGCGCCTATTATAATGCAGGCCATTATTCTAGGAAGGCGAATTTCCGTTATCAAAGTATGCATAACTTGATAATTTTTTAAGTCTTCGCCTTTTATAACGGCTTTAAAATATATTAGATAATCTTCCGCATTAAAGCCGTATTTTCCTATTAGTACAGAAAGCAACATAAACCCTAGCAATAAGATACTTAAAAACGTAAAGGCTTTTTTACTCACCTATAAGCTCTTTTACTTGGTTGTCGCTTACGTCAACCTCTAGGAATAATTTATAAAAGTCCTTAACTTCCTTATTCATATTGAATTTAAATACATCAGGATGAGTTAAATTTATAAGCCATTTAAGCCCTATGAATCTCATAAATGAAGGCGGACGATCAAACCAAGAAAACGGTTCGCGAGGTAAGTAATAAGCTCTTTTATTTTTTACGGCTTTTAGTATTTGCCATTTAGGATCGTCATAGATTTTATCATAAAAGCTCTTCTCGAAAATTAATATAATATCAGGATCGTATTCGGCTATTTGTTCAAAGCTAATTTTGATGTGCCCATAAGCCGTAGCATCCGGGTTTCCGCTGCATTTATGCACATTTTCGGCACCGCTTAGCTCTATAAGCCTAGTGTGCCATGAGCCCTCGCATTCGGTAGCTAGTCCGTCGGGATCTTCGGCATAGTATATTTTGGGCTTAACAACCGAGTTTTTTACTATATATTCATTAAGCTCTTTTGAAATATCCATGGTTTTTTTAGAATACTCTATTAGCTTTTTTACTCTATCTTGCTTATCTAAAATTTTACCCAAAACTTCAAGAGAGTCGATATAGTCTTCTAATTCATAGCCTTTTAAGTATAGCATAGGTTTTTTTATGCCACCCAGGGTTTCTTTGAATTTCTTTTGAGTATTTTTAGAATCAGAATTTACCAGTATCAAATCAGGATCTAGCTTTAAAAGCATTTCCATATTTGGAATTTTGCCTTGCCCGAAAAATCCTCCTACTACCGGCTGGTTAATCATGCTCTCTTTTAGGTACGGCTTTTCTCTTTTGCCGAAACTAGAATTTATACCGCTGACTTTCTCGGGAGCAACGGCATATAGCAAAAATAGTAACGGCGGATTACTGGCGTAAACTTTATTTGGGACTCCATTTAAAGTCTGAATATCTACGCTATTTTTTGATATAAATTCATCAATCTGTTCGTTTGTCATAGCAAACGAAATATTTAGAGAAATAAATAATAAGCACAAAATATGTTTTAACATAACATTATCCTTTTTTTATAAATTTATAGAAATAAACTCTTGTCGGGCATCTTACCGCCCAAAAGCTTTGGATTAAACTCAAAAATAGTTTCAAAAAATGACATTATCTCATCTTGCATATCGCGAGCTTTTGTTACCGTCAAATTTGCCCTATCAAATGCATTAACCAGTGCCGGCTCTGGAACCGGTAGATATTCGGCTCCTATTTTGGCAGCGCTTTGCTTGTTGTCTTTGATCCAAGATAGAGCGTTAGTTAAGTCGCTATGAAGCGTATCAAATAGAGGCAAATTTGCTTTATAAAAATCTACGTCGACTATAATGCCTGCCATCGGAATGTACGGCTTGGTATTAAAGCTTTCTCCCCATACCTTAGGGATATCTACTCCATAATGTACTGCTACCCCCATTTTCTTCCCGCGCAGTATGGTTGCTGCCGGAAGAGGTTGAGGAACGATTAAAATATCATAATCTCTTTGTAGAAATAGCCCTGCAGCTTCCGGCGGCGTCTGCGTATACGTAATGTCTATTTTGGAAATATCTATTCCTCGTTTTTTACAAAGCGCTCGCAGAACCAAATCAGGCATGTCGCCCTTAAAAGGAATTATTAATTTTTTGCCGATAAAATCTTCAAAAGTTTTTATATTCTCATCTTTTACCATGGCTTGTATCGTACCAAGGCTAAGCAAATTTAGCATAGCTAAATTTAAGCCGTGATTTCGCATGTTTGCTCCCACGTTTGATGGCGCCATAGTAATTTTTATTTCTCCATTAGCTACGCCTGCTCGGAGTTGATCCGTACTATTCCAAATACGTAACCTCACGTCATGAGTCTTTGCTAGCTCGCCTTGTAGGCTTGCTACGGCCATTATTACGCTAGGAATTGCCGGCGCGCCCCACATCGTAAAGTTTTCCTTCGCAAAAAGGCTCGGTGCAAAAGCTGTAGCGCCAATCGCCGCGCCAAATCCTAAAAAACCTCGTCTATTCATATTGTATCTCCTTGCTATACAGATAGTTGTCTTTAAAAACTAGAGTGAAAACTGACAAACACCGCCCTCCCCGGCGCACGCACCACCGGATCTGGATCTAGCGCACCTACGTGCTCGCCGCTAATAAACTCGGCGTAATCTTTATCAAATATATTTGTGACCCCAAGCCTCACGCCCCAGCTATTTTTAAACTCAAATCCGCCGTAAACGTCCATCGTCGTAAAGCTCTTGGCCGCTTCGCGCTTGTCGATGCCAAAGCCAGTGGATTTATCGAAATCTCCCCTATTTTGCTTTGCCACGTAGCGCACCGCGGTGCCGATGTTGTAGCTGCCAAAGCTCGCGTAGTCTTTGTAATCAAATGCCAAATTTGCCTCAAACGGGCGGATCTGATAGAGCGGTCTGCCGTCGGTTTTGTTTTGTCCATAGTTGTAAAATAGCAATGTTTTTAACCCGAAATTTCGCGCGAAATTATACTCGCCGCGCAAATTTACGCTGTAAATTCTAGCATCGACGTTGCGCGTGATAACGGCGTTTTTATTTATCGGCAAGGCCGCGACAGAGTGGCGACGATCGTAGATAATCAGATCCTGCGCGTCGTCTGCGATAAAGTGCCCGCCCACGCTAAAGCTATCCTCGCCCTGACGCGAACTCATGTATTCTTTATAAAATTCGCTCTTATAAGTAAAGCCCAAATTTACGCGGTTGTGGCGCTCAGGCTTAATAAACGGATTGCTGATCCAGCCTCTAGTAGTCGGCCCATAGAGACTGCTAAAGCGTTCCATATTGCTCGGCATACGATAAAGACTCTCTATAGCCACATAGTAATTATCTTGCTTATTGGGCGTGAAGTCGTATTTTAGGCTAGCGCTTAAGCCATTCTGTTTTATATTGCCGTCAAAGTCTTTGCCGTAAATTTGTTTAATAAGCTTAGCGACGGTATTTATCGCGCTTGCTCCGTTATAAACCGTATTTAAATCATTTAAATTCGACTTCATCCAGTCGTAGTTTAGAGCTAGGCTGAGCTTGTGCGCGTCAGTAAATTTATAGCTTAGCGTATCAAAAACTCTCGTTTTTTTATTCGTTACGTCTGCAAACCTAAAGCCGTTTAAAACCCAATCATTGCCTATTTTACGATATCTTTTGCCCTCGTGATTATCGTGTTGATATCCTGTACCGACCACATTGTGCCAGTTTGAAAAATCAACATCGTATTTTAGCTCCGTATCTATAATCTTTCTATCTACTTCTACCTTTACCATACTAAAAGGGTCCACGCGGCGCAAATGATAATTGTCGTTTCTTCTGCTCACGTCGCGCAATGCTATTTCAAAATTTAACGTATTAGATAAATCCTCTTTACCTAGCCTGGCGTTAAACTTACCGATATATCGTTGCGTCTTTATCGAGTCGGCAGTATGGTGAGGCTGCTTGTCGTCGTCGATATTATCGTGCACGAGCGTAAATCTAAACTCGCTTAGCTCGCTAGGTACGAAACCCACTACCGCGCTTTGCCCTTGCCTAGCGTAGCCGTAGTTCCACTCTCTGCCGCCGCCGTCTTTATAGCGGTTGGCTTTAGAAAAGTTCGCGTTTAAAATCGTATAGAAATTTGCGCCGCGGTATTTAAAAAGTCCCGAGCCGTAAAACGTCCTGCCGTAAAATCCGCCCGCGACGTGAAATTTATCCATCGAATTATCGAGCAAATCCGTCACGAAAAAATAATCATCCCTTGGCGCGCGGTCGAATTGATTTTCGGGTAATGCGCTTTGGGCGATGTTTGGCGTATATGGCGGTGGAGGCGTAAAATCCTTTATCGGCTTTATGACGTCGGGATTTGCGCCGTTTGCGAGCAGCGCCGTCGCAGCCGCAGCCAGACTGATAGCTAATCTCATTTAAAATCCTTTATGATAATTATGATTTTTTGTATCAAAATATTAAAAGAATTATAGTGCAACATTCTTTTAATGGTCTTAATATGAAATAAGATATTATAAAAATAATTTGATTTTTATTTTTAAGGAATAATATAGGATTGGAATAGGTTAAAAAATTTTCAAAGGAGTTTTTCTTAAAAAGAATACTATGGTTAAAAATAGAATTATTAGACAAAAGCAGATAGTATAAAAATATTAGAGCTATTTTATAACTTATATTATTTTACAACTTATAAAATAATATAAATTATTATATATAACAAATTATTTATATTAAAAAGTTGTTAATATAAAAT harbors:
- a CDS encoding replication initiation protein is translated as MNEVVKYSNELHELKFNTLTEAQQNVFFTILQQFRNTDGYILELDFYKVFELAQVADSSSYRKEILDKLGKLQEFKFRYEINDEGDLRQEIIFPMLETDTKNRILRVQVSQGFKDRYISSPLKGWTRYELAEFVGLSGTYAKTIYRYLKQFRQTGLWHIKYKDFKELLGIPESYQACNIDQQILKPAIRELSAERNLFDQRRAPFKGLMIKKIKSGRNIDALEFYFEPQPISDIEHDKKENRRNLDTIASDIKRQDMLRELKRSNPITGKAVNDFDPYIGRYLRIYNEKMNVTDILKIQSFEQSGEQIEVKLFNVDDEYSTVMRFDNFKHFKNTFERYGD
- a CDS encoding mobilization protein yields the protein MIVKFLPSKSGGGIGSVNYVLNERVQQGTAKILKGDEAQTRAIISQISKKQKVCFGVLSFQESAARISEQTKLEIMADFERTLLGDFMKERVNILWVQHEDKGGRLELNFIIPKIDLVTGTSFNPFFYSKPDLTRIDLWKKAVNLEYGFSDPDDPGRKNTISASKKDIKNYANVEALDKTLHELVEAGIIKSRAQMLELLRDENIQISRETKNSITVILPGSTKKNRLQGGIYADFKDARELEERGAETIRRIRQYHNRDIQSEIQQYRDQINELVSKRDEYNIGEFELKTRKHRAKSRIDIQQDRRLSQADQRLQMDDLGSNGDIIRADRSRLGHMDNLEQNKPGNAVANSAGNEIRRENQEQKSDQLFPRNTQRESANGWQYGLHTHQDDRGLSDDDGIRRGIDNRKREIDAASQAIAPRVETRARLQQRSSDEAKRLESDRRKRNQRAAAEHQERIRERYRRLDEENTNQWTEYRAIRKRDDEIRKLYQDARRAVEQLFQRAKSTIGNLIEHAKRLILEQKEEQDREKRKRSGSGMGLSR
- a CDS encoding plasmid mobilization protein, giving the protein MTDDQNKSFPKSKKRAGKTRTITKIMRLTPEEWNKIQEKMDENGGVNFTKYAVNSMLSRSLTKTPLTKELILELSRQGNNLNQIATRLNKGESLDKVGLSIISRSFEALRGIYKLLNSKHQDEQKSKKR
- a CDS encoding sel1 repeat family protein, which encodes MKKIVLAMVVAGLCSLNLSAGELEDNIKKCDGGDAQACLKVSDAYFSMDENHPKRSEFHEKACNLKNADGCMLVGFSYEKKGDMANAKKFYTRACDLGNEVACTMK
- a CDS encoding class I SAM-dependent methyltransferase, whose product is MILPSNYDRLDFNKLYKEQRTNSSFIRKSVAKWDVKAASFSESVLKSDYVKDFISRVDFDGVRTLLDFACGAGALSIAAANKVDKIYGYDFSSKMLEFAEQNSRDFNCKNIEFAQKAFEDDFSDVPECDITFASRCLDVDDLKLALEKLLSKTKKALYITFKVGSFINEDVLNALGSNIEKRPDFIYLINILFQMGYLPKLEYIQTSCSDGMPETIDDLVKKIQWGLSRELTEPEVYNLNKYFNSNRFEQKQEYMNWAFIRVDKYNTKK
- a CDS encoding ABC transporter ATP-binding protein, which produces MIEIRNLKFGYKDKNILNGISFSIKKGDTLSILGANGSGKSTLLRIMLGFLKFEGTVNICGKSVRNYEKKELARLIAYVPQTHAPSYEYSVFDIVLMGALCRTSLFSNFSLADKKLAEYALERMGILELKDELYTRISGGQRQLAYIARTLVQGAKVIFMDEPTTGLDFGNQIKLLEMIKTLKDEGYTFVQTTHYPRHAKFVSNLVLFLKDGKILDFGKCDELINPSNIDKIYGIDYQKYEDKL
- a CDS encoding FecCD family ABC transporter permease; the encoded protein is MSKKAFTFLSILLLGFMLLSVLIGKYGFNAEDYLIYFKAVIKGEDLKNYQVMHTLITEIRLPRIMACIIIGASLAISGSAYQAMFVNPLVSPSILGVLSGAGFGAAIGMFFGLNEYLIQLSTFAFGFIAVLTALSISAFYSRSGSIIVLVLGGVISGSLFTSLLSALKYAADPNDSLPAITYFLMGSLGFASKNFIQISILPMFVGILLLAFSGKYLNALSLGEEEAKSLGINVTRVKIFVILVATFISALSVTIAGIIGWIGLIVPHMARFIFGADNRTVLSSSAIIGAIFLLFCDNFSRLMFTFEVPIGIVTSLFGIPIFILVLRRAKKSF
- a CDS encoding ABC transporter substrate-binding protein, encoding MLKHILCLLFISLNISFAMTNEQIDEFISKNSVDIQTLNGVPNKVYASNPPLLFLLYAVAPEKVSGINSSFGKREKPYLKESMINQPVVGGFFGQGKIPNMEMLLKLDPDLILVNSDSKNTQKKFKETLGGIKKPMLYLKGYELEDYIDSLEVLGKILDKQDRVKKLIEYSKKTMDISKELNEYIVKNSVVKPKIYYAEDPDGLATECEGSWHTRLIELSGAENVHKCSGNPDATAYGHIKISFEQIAEYDPDIILIFEKSFYDKIYDDPKWQILKAVKNKRAYYLPREPFSWFDRPPSFMRFIGLKWLINLTHPDVFKFNMNKEVKDFYKLFLEVDVSDNQVKELIGE